A stretch of DNA from Micromonospora peucetia:
TGATGCACAGGATGCTCCCAGGTGGCATTCATGGTGGGGTCATCTCCGCTGCCTAGCGTGGTGACAAGCGGGTCAACGGGGGCCCGTGACGGAGGCCGTGAGGACGCGGCCGGCGTCAGCAAGGGAGCAGCGTCATGCGGATCGACCAGCAGCCACGGACCCGCTGGGTGGACCAGTCGGCCTTCCAGCCGCGCCGGCCGGACCTGCGGCTCGGCGCCCGCAGCCACCGCATGGACCGGCCCGGCACGGTCAGCGGGGACCGGATCGCCGTCCAACACACCGTGCGGACCTCGACGGCGGAATACTCGTTGATGCTCAACGCCCCCGAGTGGCTGGGCCATCGCGGCGTCGGGGAGGCGCTGCGGGACGCGGTGGCGGAACTGCGGGCCATCGACCTCACCTACGGTCCGGCCCGGCCGGAAAGCCTGGTCTCCCGGCTGCGCCGGGGCGAGATCAGCCCCGACTCGTACCCGCCGCTGGCCGACCTCGTGGACCGCTGCGCGGCGATGCGGGCGGCCACCGACGGCTGGTTCGACGCCTGGGCGGTGCCCGGCGGCTTCGACCCCGGCGGCCTGCTCGGCGGATGGGCGGTGGAGCGGGCCGCCGCCCGGCTGCGCGCCGCCGGCGTCCATGACTACGCCGTGCTCACCGGCGCCGACCTGGTCGTACGCGGGCACGCCGCGCACGGCGGCCCGTGGCGGGTGGCGGTGCACCACCCGGCGGACCGGCACCGGGCGCCGCTGGTGCTGGAGATGACGGCAGGTGCGGTCGGCACGTCGGGGGTGAGCGGCCGGCAGGGGCACGTGGTGGACCCGCACACCGGCGAGCCGGCCGATCAGCTGGTCGCC
This window harbors:
- a CDS encoding FAD:protein FMN transferase, which codes for MRIDQQPRTRWVDQSAFQPRRPDLRLGARSHRMDRPGTVSGDRIAVQHTVRTSTAEYSLMLNAPEWLGHRGVGEALRDAVAELRAIDLTYGPARPESLVSRLRRGEISPDSYPPLADLVDRCAAMRAATDGWFDAWAVPGGFDPGGLLGGWAVERAAARLRAAGVHDYAVLTGADLVVRGHAAHGGPWRVAVHHPADRHRAPLVLEMTAGAVGTSGVSGRQGHVVDPHTGEPADQLVAATVVGPDLAVADAYATALYAAGPAGLAWFRNGSDYRALFAHRR